In Capsicum annuum cultivar UCD-10X-F1 chromosome 7, UCD10Xv1.1, whole genome shotgun sequence, one genomic interval encodes:
- the LOC107876573 gene encoding CBS domain-containing protein CBSX5-like — MELNNVVDDDKILIGEISSSTLAYCDEAVAAAITTLSSGDLMAYIDCGGPPESLIGLVKMRLQEKKLGLRMELMDEEFPASSSTSLASSCSFNDESRLSKNVSGQSSARWSDTITCHPGSLLVAVLIQALAHHASSIWVIDEDHDLVGVVKFKAILKVFWSIANARLQT, encoded by the coding sequence ATGGAATTGAATAATGTTGTCGATGATGATAAAATACTAATAGGGGAAATCTCATCTTCCACTCTTGCCTACTGTGATGAAGCTGTTGCAGCAGCAATCACGACTCTTTCATCTGGTGATCTTATGGCGTACATCGACTGTGGTGGTCCTCCGGAGAGCTTGATTGGTTTGGTGAAAATGAGGTTGCAAGAGAAAAAACTTGGCCTAAGGATGGAACTGATGGATGAAGAATTTCCAGCGTCGTCTTCAACATCTTTAGCTTCGAGTTGTTCTTTTAATGATGAGTCGAGGTTGAGCAAAAACGTATCAGGACAATCTTCAGCAAGATGGTCAGACACCATAACTTGTCATCCAGGGAGTTTATTGGTGGCAGTGCTAATTCAAGCACTTGCACATCATGCGAGTTCCATTTGGGTCATCGATGAGGATCATGATTTAGTTGGAGTCGTAAAATTTAAAGCAATCCTTAAAGTTTTTTGGAGTATTGCAAATGCAAGGTTGCAAACCTGA